From Streptomyces sp. 6-11-2, one genomic window encodes:
- a CDS encoding isoprenyl transferase: protein MAVRGILGRRRPEYRAPEPHPSGARAPKLPGELVPEHVAIVMDGNGRWAKERGLPRTEGHKVGAERVLDVLQGAIEIGVGNISLYAFSTENWKRSPDEVRFLMNFNRDFIRKTRDQLDELGIRVRWVGRMPKLWKSVAKELQVAQEQTKDNDRLTLYFCMNYGGRAELADAAKALAEDVRAGRLDPSKVTEKTIQKYLYYPDMPDVDLFLRPSGEQRTSNYLLWQSAYAEMVFQDVLWPDFDRRDLWRACIEFASRDRRFGGAIPNEELLAMKGDDE, encoded by the coding sequence ATGGCCGTACGCGGGATCCTGGGGCGCCGGCGCCCGGAGTACAGGGCGCCCGAGCCGCATCCGTCCGGCGCCCGCGCGCCGAAGCTCCCCGGAGAGCTGGTCCCCGAGCATGTGGCGATCGTCATGGACGGGAACGGGCGCTGGGCCAAGGAGCGCGGGCTGCCCCGCACCGAGGGGCACAAGGTCGGTGCCGAGCGGGTGCTGGACGTGTTGCAGGGCGCGATCGAGATCGGCGTCGGCAACATCTCCCTGTACGCCTTCTCCACCGAGAACTGGAAGCGCTCGCCCGACGAGGTGCGCTTCCTGATGAACTTCAACCGCGACTTCATCCGCAAGACCCGCGACCAGCTCGACGAACTCGGCATCCGGGTGCGCTGGGTGGGCCGTATGCCCAAGCTGTGGAAGTCGGTCGCCAAGGAGCTCCAGGTCGCCCAGGAGCAGACCAAGGACAACGACCGGCTCACGCTGTACTTCTGCATGAACTACGGCGGCCGGGCCGAACTCGCGGACGCGGCCAAGGCGCTCGCGGAGGACGTCAGGGCGGGCCGGCTCGACCCGTCCAAGGTCACCGAGAAGACCATCCAGAAGTACCTGTACTACCCGGACATGCCGGACGTCGACCTGTTCCTGCGCCCGAGCGGTGAGCAGCGCACGTCCAACTACCTGCTCTGGCAGAGCGCGTACGCGGAGATGGTCTTCCAGGACGTCCTGTGGCCCGACTTCGACCGCCGCGACCTGTGGCGGGCCTGCATCGAGTTCGCCTCCCGCGACCGCCGCTTCGGCGGCGCGATCCCGAACGAGGAACTCCTCGCCATGAAGGGCGACGACGAGTAG
- a CDS encoding Fur family transcriptional regulator — translation MTTAGPPVKGRATRQRAAVAAALDEVDEFRSAQELHDMLKHRGDSVGLTTVYRTLQSLADAGEVDVLRTSDGESVYRRCSTGEHHHHLVCRVCGKAVEVEGPMVEKWAEAVAAEHGYVNVAHTVEIFGTCADCSAG, via the coding sequence GTGACCACCGCTGGACCGCCCGTGAAGGGCCGCGCCACCCGGCAGCGTGCCGCTGTCGCGGCGGCCCTCGACGAGGTCGACGAGTTCCGCAGCGCGCAGGAGCTCCACGACATGCTCAAGCACAGGGGCGACTCGGTGGGCCTGACGACGGTCTACCGCACCCTTCAGTCCCTCGCCGACGCGGGCGAGGTCGACGTCCTGCGCACCTCCGACGGCGAGTCGGTCTACCGCCGCTGCTCCACCGGCGAACACCACCACCACCTCGTCTGCCGCGTCTGCGGCAAGGCGGTCGAGGTGGAGGGGCCGATGGTGGAGAAGTGGGCGGAGGCGGTCGCCGCGGAGCACGGCTACGTCAACGTCGCCCACACGGTGGAGATCTTCGGCACCTGCGCGGACTGCTCCGCGGGGTGA
- a CDS encoding metal ABC transporter permease, whose amino-acid sequence MDLLNYAFMQRALLAAVLVGITAPAVGIYLVQRRQALMGDGIGHVAMTGVGLGFLLSTSPVWMATAVSVLGAVLMELIRWYGRTRGDIALAMLFYGGMAGGVMFINLAPGGSNANLTSYLFGSLSTVSQSDVTAICLLAAFVVLVTLGLRRQLFAVSQDEEFARVTGLPVRALNLLTAVTAAVTVTVAMRVVGLLLVSALMVVPVAAAQQLSRSFAATFAIAVAIGVSVTIGGTVTSYYQDVPPGATIVLLTIAAFIALTVLATPLARRRARALAAARPAGDPAECAIPATRAAGDGAGA is encoded by the coding sequence ATGGACCTGTTGAACTACGCCTTCATGCAGCGGGCCCTGCTCGCCGCCGTCCTGGTCGGCATCACCGCCCCCGCCGTCGGCATCTACCTCGTCCAGCGCCGCCAGGCCCTGATGGGCGACGGCATCGGCCACGTCGCCATGACCGGCGTCGGCCTGGGCTTCCTGCTGTCCACCTCCCCGGTGTGGATGGCGACGGCGGTCTCCGTCCTGGGCGCGGTCCTCATGGAGCTGATCCGCTGGTACGGACGTACCCGCGGCGACATCGCCCTCGCGATGCTCTTCTACGGCGGCATGGCGGGCGGCGTCATGTTCATCAACCTCGCCCCCGGCGGCTCCAACGCGAACCTGACGTCGTACCTGTTCGGCTCGCTCTCCACGGTCTCGCAGTCCGACGTCACCGCGATCTGCCTGCTGGCCGCCTTCGTCGTACTGGTCACCCTGGGCCTGCGCCGCCAGCTGTTCGCGGTCAGCCAGGACGAGGAGTTCGCCCGGGTGACCGGGCTGCCGGTGCGCGCCCTGAACCTGCTGACGGCGGTCACGGCGGCGGTGACGGTGACGGTCGCGATGCGCGTGGTCGGGCTGCTGCTGGTCAGCGCGCTGATGGTGGTCCCGGTGGCCGCGGCCCAGCAGCTCAGCCGCAGCTTCGCCGCGACCTTCGCCATCGCCGTCGCCATCGGGGTGAGCGTGACGATCGGCGGCACGGTCACGTCGTACTACCAGGACGTGCCGCCCGGCGCGACGATCGTGCTGCTCACCATCGCCGCGTTCATCGCGCTCACCGTACTGGCCACGCCGCTGGCCCGGCGACGCGCGCGGGCACTCGCCGCCGCGCGGCCCGCCGGGGACCCCGCGGAGTGCGCGATTCCGGCCACCCGGGCCGCCGGCGACGGGGCCGGCGCCTGA
- a CDS encoding metal ABC transporter ATP-binding protein, which yields MDAGSEPAEPVISLRGVRADLGSRPVLRGIDLTVRRGEVVALLGANGSGKSTAVRSVIGQVPVSAGEIELFGTPHRRFRDWARVGYVPQRTTAAGGVPATVTEIVSSGRLSRTRFGVFRKADHAAVRHALELVGMADRAKDSVDALSGGQHQRVLIARALAAAPELLIMDEPMAGVDLASQEVLARTLKEQVAAGATVLLVLHELGPLEPLIDRAVVLRDGCVLHDGPPPKAVGQHALPGHDHVHPHDASGADPIRTGLLS from the coding sequence ATGGACGCCGGGAGCGAACCCGCCGAACCCGTCATCTCCCTGCGCGGTGTGCGCGCCGACCTGGGCTCGCGTCCCGTCCTGCGCGGCATCGACCTCACCGTGCGCCGGGGCGAGGTCGTCGCGCTGCTCGGCGCCAACGGCTCCGGCAAGTCGACGGCCGTGCGCAGCGTCATCGGCCAGGTGCCGGTGAGCGCCGGTGAGATCGAACTGTTCGGCACCCCGCACCGCCGCTTCCGCGACTGGGCGCGCGTCGGCTACGTACCGCAGCGCACGACCGCCGCGGGCGGCGTCCCGGCGACCGTCACCGAGATCGTCTCCTCGGGCCGGCTCTCCCGTACCCGCTTCGGGGTCTTCCGCAAGGCCGACCACGCGGCCGTACGGCACGCCCTGGAGCTCGTCGGCATGGCGGACCGCGCGAAGGACTCGGTGGACGCCCTCTCCGGCGGTCAGCACCAGCGCGTGCTGATCGCCCGCGCCCTCGCCGCCGCACCCGAGCTGCTGATCATGGACGAGCCGATGGCGGGCGTCGACCTGGCCAGCCAGGAGGTGCTGGCCCGCACGCTGAAGGAGCAGGTGGCGGCCGGGGCGACGGTGCTGCTCGTGCTGCACGAGCTGGGCCCCCTGGAGCCCCTGATCGACCGGGCGGTGGTGCTGCGCGACGGCTGCGTCCTGCACGACGGGCCGCCCCCGAAGGCCGTGGGCCAGCATGCCCTGCCCGGCCACGACCACGTACACCCCCACGACGCCTCGGGCGCCGATCCGATCCGCACGGGACTGCTGAGCTGA
- a CDS encoding metal ABC transporter substrate-binding protein codes for MNVRRRLISGSTALTVTALGLGALSACSSAGAAGDSGGKYDVVASFYPMAFLAERIGGSHVHVTSLTQPGQEPHELEISAQQTVQLEKSDAVLYLKGLQPNVDKAVAQSGIATKVDAASLTTLEEHGTDVGGHADEHDAHHDEEHGGKDPHVWLDPVRYAQIAEGVGKAFEKGDPDHAADYRKNTAALVKELGELNTRYETGLKDAKSKVFITTHAAFGYLAERYGLTQEAINGLDPESEPSAARVKDLQETAKSDGVTTVFYETLVSDKTAKTLAKDAHLKTDVLDPLEGITDKSRGTDYFQVMDANLEALQKALGTK; via the coding sequence ATGAACGTACGACGACGCCTCATATCCGGTTCCACGGCCCTGACGGTCACCGCTCTCGGCCTCGGAGCGCTCTCCGCCTGTTCCTCCGCCGGCGCGGCCGGCGACAGCGGCGGGAAGTACGACGTCGTCGCGTCCTTCTACCCGATGGCCTTCCTCGCCGAGCGGATCGGCGGGAGCCACGTGCACGTCACCAGTCTCACCCAGCCCGGCCAGGAGCCGCACGAGCTGGAGATCAGCGCCCAGCAGACCGTGCAGCTCGAGAAGTCCGACGCGGTGCTCTACCTCAAGGGCCTCCAGCCCAACGTCGACAAGGCCGTCGCCCAGTCCGGGATCGCGACGAAGGTCGACGCCGCGTCCCTGACCACGCTGGAGGAGCACGGCACCGACGTCGGCGGCCACGCCGACGAGCACGACGCCCACCACGACGAGGAGCACGGCGGCAAGGACCCGCACGTCTGGCTCGACCCGGTGCGCTACGCGCAGATCGCCGAGGGCGTCGGCAAGGCCTTCGAGAAGGGCGACCCGGACCACGCGGCCGACTACCGCAAGAACACCGCGGCCCTGGTCAAGGAGCTCGGCGAGCTCAACACCCGGTACGAGACCGGACTGAAGGACGCCAAGAGCAAGGTCTTCATCACCACCCACGCCGCCTTCGGCTACCTCGCCGAGCGCTACGGCCTGACCCAGGAGGCCATCAACGGCCTCGACCCCGAGTCCGAGCCCAGCGCCGCCCGGGTGAAGGACCTCCAGGAGACCGCGAAGTCCGACGGGGTCACGACCGTCTTCTACGAGACGCTGGTCAGCGACAAGACCGCGAAGACCCTCGCCAAGGACGCGCATCTGAAGACCGACGTCCTCGATCCCCTCGAGGGCATCACCGACAAGTCCCGGGGCACCGACTACTTCCAGGTCATGGACGCCAACCTCGAGGCGCTGCAGAAAGCCCTGGGCACCAAGTGA